In Coleofasciculaceae cyanobacterium, the following are encoded in one genomic region:
- the purL gene encoding phosphoribosylformylglycinamidine synthase subunit PurL, protein MSEIGSIPFSAEEIASEGIKPEEYQEIVNRLGRHPNKAELGMFGVMWSEHCCYKNSRPLLSQFPTTGDRVLVGPGENAGVVDLGNGLHLAFKIESHNHPSAVEPFQGAATGVGGILRDIFTMGARPIAILNSLRFGNLEDARTRRIFQGVVEGISHYGNCIGVPTVAGEIYFDSAYAGNPLVNAMALGLMETKDIVKSGASGIGNPVLYVGSTTGRDGMGGASFASAELTDDSMDDRPAVQVGDPFLEKSLVEACLAAFKTGAVVAAQDMGAAGLTCSTSEMADKGGVGIELDLDLIPAREPGMTPYEYLLSESQERMLFVAQKGREQELIDIFHRWELQAVVAGSVIEEPVVRILYQGEVAAKVTATALADDTPIYHRELLTEPPAYAQEAAQWTTDSLPGCDYQGIDVRGTYQTWNEILLQLLDTPTIASKQWVYRQYDHQVQNNTIILPGGADAAVVRIRPVDANPGDCTIGVAATTDCNARYVYLDPYEGAKAAVAEAARNLSCVGAEPLAVTDNLNFGSPEKPVGYWQLANACQGIADACREMSTPVTGGNVSLYNETLNSQGNPQPIYPTPVIGMVGLVPDLTKICGQSWINQGDVIYLLGCCDPASTSRSPLGASEYLSAIHNQVAGKPPVVDFELEKNIQAACRHGIRQGWIKSAHDLAEGGLAVALAEACIGNSLGATINIAVSESQRLDELLFGEAASQIIVSVDPTMVDIWETYLRDNLSDKLGYDMAWLGWSKIGIVSQPQSELAILTNDNLSLINVKIDQLAVVWSQAIENRLVS, encoded by the coding sequence ATGTCTGAGATTGGATCTATCCCCTTTAGTGCCGAAGAAATTGCCTCAGAAGGTATCAAACCAGAGGAATATCAAGAAATTGTTAATCGCTTAGGTCGTCATCCTAACAAAGCCGAATTAGGAATGTTTGGCGTAATGTGGTCAGAACACTGCTGTTATAAAAACTCTCGACCTTTATTAAGTCAGTTTCCGACTACGGGCGATCGCGTTTTGGTTGGTCCAGGAGAAAATGCAGGAGTAGTTGATTTAGGTAACGGTCTACACCTAGCTTTTAAGATTGAATCCCACAACCATCCCTCGGCAGTCGAACCTTTTCAGGGCGCAGCTACAGGAGTAGGAGGAATCCTGCGCGATATCTTTACTATGGGCGCACGTCCGATTGCGATTCTTAATTCTTTACGCTTTGGCAATTTAGAAGATGCGCGAACCAGACGTATATTCCAAGGTGTAGTTGAAGGCATATCTCACTATGGCAACTGTATTGGAGTACCGACGGTAGCAGGAGAGATCTACTTCGATTCAGCTTATGCGGGTAATCCTTTAGTCAACGCAATGGCACTAGGTTTGATGGAAACCAAGGATATTGTTAAGTCTGGTGCTTCAGGAATAGGCAACCCCGTACTCTATGTCGGATCGACTACTGGCAGAGATGGCATGGGTGGGGCGAGTTTCGCCAGTGCCGAATTAACTGATGATTCTATGGACGATCGCCCTGCGGTACAGGTAGGCGATCCTTTCTTAGAAAAGTCTTTAGTAGAGGCTTGTTTAGCAGCGTTTAAAACTGGCGCGGTAGTAGCAGCACAAGATATGGGTGCAGCAGGATTAACCTGTTCTACTTCAGAAATGGCAGATAAAGGCGGAGTGGGTATTGAATTGGATTTGGATTTAATTCCCGCTAGAGAACCAGGTATGACTCCCTATGAATATTTACTCTCCGAGTCTCAGGAACGAATGTTGTTTGTGGCACAAAAAGGTAGAGAACAAGAGTTAATTGATATTTTTCACCGTTGGGAACTTCAGGCGGTGGTTGCTGGTTCAGTTATTGAAGAACCAGTAGTCAGAATTTTATATCAGGGTGAGGTGGCTGCCAAAGTTACCGCCACAGCCTTAGCGGATGATACTCCAATTTATCACCGAGAATTATTAACCGAACCACCTGCTTATGCTCAAGAAGCTGCTCAATGGACGACAGATAGTTTACCAGGATGTGATTATCAGGGTATAGATGTTCGGGGAACTTATCAAACTTGGAACGAAATTTTGTTGCAGCTATTAGATACTCCGACAATAGCCTCTAAACAGTGGGTATATCGTCAATATGACCATCAGGTACAAAACAATACCATTATCTTGCCGGGTGGGGCAGATGCTGCCGTGGTTAGGATACGTCCCGTTGACGCTAACCCAGGAGATTGCACGATTGGAGTGGCTGCAACTACCGACTGTAATGCTCGTTATGTCTATCTCGATCCTTATGAAGGGGCAAAAGCCGCTGTAGCAGAAGCTGCTCGTAATTTAAGCTGCGTGGGTGCTGAACCTTTAGCAGTAACAGACAACCTCAACTTTGGTAGTCCCGAAAAACCCGTCGGCTATTGGCAACTAGCTAACGCTTGTCAGGGTATTGCTGATGCTTGTAGAGAAATGTCTACTCCCGTTACTGGTGGCAATGTTTCTCTTTATAACGAGACTTTGAATTCTCAAGGTAATCCTCAACCGATTTATCCGACTCCTGTAATCGGGATGGTAGGTTTAGTCCCCGATCTTACTAAAATCTGCGGACAGTCTTGGATTAACCAGGGAGATGTCATCTATTTACTGGGTTGTTGCGATCCTGCTTCGACTTCGCGATCTCCTCTCGGTGCATCTGAATATCTATCAGCAATTCATAACCAAGTGGCAGGAAAACCTCCAGTGGTTGACTTTGAATTAGAAAAAAATATTCAAGCAGCCTGTCGTCATGGAATACGCCAAGGATGGATTAAATCGGCTCACGATTTGGCAGAAGGAGGGCTGGCAGTCGCTTTAGCCGAAGCCTGTATTGGTAATAGTCTGGGTGCAACTATCAATATTGCCGTATCTGAATCACAACGTTTGGATGAATTGTTGTTTGGGGAAGCTGCAAGTCAAATAATTGTGTCGGTCGATCCCACCATGGTTGATATTTGGGAAACTTATTTGCGCGATAATTTAAGCGATAAGCTTGGTTACGACATGGCTTGGCTAGGCTGGAGCAAAATAGGCATAGTCAGTCAACCCCAATCAGAACTAGCTATTTTAACAAATGATAATCTTTCGTTAATTAATGTTAAAATTGACCAGTTAGCCGTTGTCTGGTCACAGGCAATAGAAAATAGATTGGTCTCCTGA